The genomic window caAGCCCAGGTACGTGAACGCGGCGGGGCCACATCTGCAGTATATCGGGTCTTACGCGGACCTGTGGGATGGCCCATGCGAACTCCGAGGTAAGTGTCGCTTCATGCAGCGGGAATCTCTCCgacccgctgccgctgtgtgAGACACGACAGTCAGTGTGAGCGAAGCAGCTCTGCGACAAGCATGTGAAAGCCCAGCCCAACTTTCACTGTTGCCAATATCTGTCCAGcgatgtgtgtatgtgtgtgcgtgtgcgcgtgtgtgtaactgcgccaccaccccttGGTACTCTCCATCCCCTTTCGTGTCTCCGCTGTCCTAGGCCGCGCTACTTCATCGACCCCCCTCGCTGCTTTCTTTTGGTCGCTCTTTCTGTTTACACCACGTCTTtgacggtggtgcggtgTTCGCACCCTGATCACATCCCGCCAGCTCATCCGTGTCCTTCGCGCTGGTCGTCCCGCGTGCTTCCCTTCCGGGTAGATGGAGCCTCGAGCAAGCATTTTGCCggagcaacaacagcaacgacaacaacaaaaaatgaacacgcagacgcaggcgcgccttctctcccttctctgcaTGTGTTCggtcgttttttttgttgttgttttcctttGGTTTCTTCTCCTGCCGCGTGATCGTAGTTAAGCCTTCCTCACGCAGCGTTGGGCACGTGCTACCCTACGGCACTGCGCAGCGCGAGGTCCGCACAAGTACGCCGATTACTTTTCGCCTCTCGCTCTCAAGGCTCGGACGCGATCTGCAGGGACTCAGCTCTACCATCCTTTTCCTCCTtccgtcccctccccccgccctctccctcgtcgcAAAACGAGGAATCGCGCAGCTTCACCGTTTATACCACGTATTCATTCATCGAACCCCACAGCCAAgcaccctctccccctcccctactCTCTTTTTTGCTCATCAGCACAGACAAGAGGGCACGCATTCACATACCCGCATACGCTTCACGAGTCCGAAACCCGCGCTTATCGCgtcacgtctctctctctctctctctctcgccccacccccacccccgcttCAACTCAATATTGTGGTCCCTCTGCGCTTGTGATCAGCTGCCAGAAGCATCCACGAAAACATCATGAGCACCACGCTTCCCTTGTCCTCGGAGGTGGTCGAGACGAGTGTGCCGCCAACCAGGAAGAGCAACACCTCCCCGGCTCTCTCATCCCAAGCGCGAGATATACTTGGCGACTTTGAGGACAAATTCATTGAGGTAGGCacctgcgccagcaccggcaAGCGTGTCACCATTTGCTACAACACCTTCGGTGACCCCTCGAACCCGTGCCTGCTGCTTGTGCAGGGTCTCGGCAACTCTCTCCTGGGCTACTCCCTGCGCTTCGTGCAGCTCTTTGTTGATCAGGGCTACTACGTCATTCGCTACGACAACCGCGACGCAGGTCTTTCCACACAATTCGACGATTTCGACCCCCCGGCGCTCATCCGGCTCTCTCTGCCGCAGTGGATGTCCATCCGTGAACGCCAACCGTACGTCCTAAATGACATTATGGAAGACGGGATGGGGCTGCTGACAGCACTCAACATCCGCCAGGCCCACGTTTTCGGGATGAGCATGGGCGGCATGATTGTGCAGCTCATGGCGATCCGCTACCCGGAGCGCGTGCTGAGCCTGAACGTTCTCTTCTcccacgccggcggcgcggacGTTGTGAACCCGAGCTTGCTGCAGTATGCCCGCTTTCTCGTGAAGccgcgcagcaacagcgccgAGGACCGTGCCACGCACATGGCATGGTTTATTGATTACCTGAGCCAGGGCGCGTACAAGAACAACCTGGAGAAGGTGAAAAAGTACATCTTAAGCACGTACGAGCGCAACGGCGTGGGAAACGACCGCGGAatgcagcggcaggcggctgCAGCAATGCGTGCACCGAGTCGCGCCAAGGGCCTGCGCAAGGTGATCTGCCCAACGTTGATCCTTCACGGTACCAAGGACCCGGTGATACCGGTGGCAAACGGCTACCGGCTTGCCGACCTGGTGCCGAACGCGAAGCTGGTGATCTTTCCTCGGCTTGGCCACGACTTGCCGGTGGAGCTGATGAAGCCGATCGCAGATGAAGTCCTGTTGAACATGAGCCTCGTGAAGCCGTCCTGAGTAACACGGGTGTGGGGAACTGCGTTTTTCCCTTTTTGCCTTCGCGTCGATGTGCCGGTGATTTCCCCAGCGTCTCCCTGACCTCTTTTCTATGCTCGCttcgtttgttttgtttttgctttgCCACTCTTATTTggtgttgtcgtcgtcgttttCCGACTCTCTCGCCGTTATGCGTTCACCAGTCTGCTTTCCTACTCACCCCTCAGCGTTCTCTCTTGCGCGCGCTGTGTTTGGTAGCTACGGCACCTTCTTTCCCGTCTgggagtgcgtgcgtgtctgctgGTGTGCTGGACTGCGAGTACTTCAACAGATGTTCGCAGTCACGGGTGCTGAGTGATGGAAAGGCACGCATGAGCATCACTACACAATAACCAGGCACACACGAACGTTACTTTACTATTCTTCATGAGCACGTGTACTTCCGTTCTCCCGTTTATTCCGATTCCCTTTTGTTTACTCTTCTTTCGCTTTCTCGAGCCACCATTGTTATCTGATGCCTCTTTCTTCCTTGTTTTAATTTTCAGTTTCCGACGGTGGGTGAACGCCTCtttgtgcttgcgtgtgcgtgtgcgccgacATGAGTTTGGTGCATCAGTGGAAGCGCAGCCTTGCACGATGTGCCTTCTAGGCAGCCGTCCTCCGTCCGTCAGTCACCCCTCTCGCTCAATCGCCTTTGTTGGCCCAACCCTGGAAAAgggcggacgaggcggcaAGACGAGAAAGGTACagagaggaggcgccgcGTGTGGTGAG from Leishmania major strain Friedlin complete genome, chromosome 28 includes these protein-coding regions:
- a CDS encoding putative hydrolase, alpha/beta fold family; the protein is MSTTLPLSSEVVETSVPPTRKSNTSPALSSQARDILGDFEDKFIEVGTCASTGKRVTICYNTFGDPSNPCLLLVQGLGNSLLGYSLRFVQLFVDQGYYVIRYDNRDAGLSTQFDDFDPPALIRLSLPQWMSIRERQPYVLNDIMEDGMGLLTALNIRQAHVFGMSMGGMIVQLMAIRYPERVLSLNVLFSHAGGADVVNPSLLQYARFLVKPRSNSAEDRATHMAWFIDYLSQGAYKNNLEKVKKYILSTYERNGVGNDRGMQRQAAAAMRAPSRAKGLRKVICPTLILHGTKDPVIPVANGYRLADLVPNAKLVIFPRLGHDLPVELMKPIADEVLLNMSLVKPS